In Candidatus Poribacteria bacterium, the following are encoded in one genomic region:
- a CDS encoding glycosyltransferase family 4 protein, whose translation MRIENMKVAYITAGAAGMYCGTCIHDNMVATVLKKQGHNVSLIPTYTPTRTDEANVSLNRVFFGGINVYLQQKLSFFRHTPWSLDKLLDNPTLLNGLARFSSSTDARDLGQLTVSMLSAEQGHQSKELAKLVKWLAEENKPDIVYLTNSMLIGFTREIKKALDVPVICALQGEDIFLQDLIEPYRSEAFALLRERAIDPDGFVAPCDYYARFMADTYLHVDIDKIDVVPLGLNTDGHGLPVEKLEPPPFIVGYLARICPEKGLHILVDAFRLITDALGADNVQLHVAGYLGKKDEPYLEELVNRIQAWNLSDSFVHHGEVTRTQKIEFLNRLHVFSVPTVYRESKGLSIIEALANGVPVVQPRHGAFPELIAATDGGILVEPESPESVAAGILELLNDTDRREHHGETGKINVHQKFSDTITAEQLLKVFEKYT comes from the coding sequence GTGAGAATAGAGAACATGAAAGTCGCTTATATCACCGCAGGCGCCGCTGGCATGTACTGCGGCACTTGTATCCACGATAATATGGTCGCCACAGTTCTGAAAAAACAGGGACACAACGTTTCCCTGATTCCAACGTATACCCCGACCCGAACAGATGAAGCAAATGTGAGCCTGAACCGCGTCTTCTTTGGTGGGATCAACGTCTATCTTCAACAGAAACTCTCCTTTTTTAGACACACACCGTGGAGCTTAGACAAACTCCTCGACAATCCAACGCTATTGAACGGGTTGGCGCGATTCAGTAGCTCGACAGACGCCCGAGACCTTGGGCAACTCACGGTTTCTATGCTCAGTGCCGAGCAGGGGCATCAAAGCAAAGAATTGGCGAAATTAGTCAAATGGCTCGCCGAAGAGAACAAACCAGATATCGTCTACCTCACGAATTCCATGCTGATTGGCTTCACAAGAGAAATTAAAAAGGCGTTAGATGTACCCGTTATCTGTGCCCTTCAAGGCGAAGATATTTTCCTGCAAGACCTTATCGAGCCGTATCGATCAGAAGCATTCGCGCTCCTTCGAGAACGCGCTATAGATCCAGACGGCTTCGTGGCACCTTGTGACTATTACGCCCGGTTTATGGCAGATACTTACCTTCACGTCGATATTGACAAGATCGACGTCGTCCCACTCGGATTAAACACGGATGGCCACGGCTTGCCCGTCGAAAAACTGGAACCACCGCCCTTCATTGTTGGCTATTTAGCGCGAATCTGTCCTGAAAAGGGACTACACATCTTGGTAGACGCTTTCCGCTTGATAACGGATGCCTTAGGAGCGGATAACGTTCAATTACATGTTGCGGGTTACCTCGGCAAGAAAGACGAACCCTATCTTGAGGAACTCGTGAACCGGATTCAGGCATGGAATCTGTCAGACAGCTTTGTGCACCACGGCGAAGTGACGCGCACCCAAAAGATTGAGTTCCTCAACCGTCTACACGTCTTTTCCGTCCCCACCGTTTACCGTGAATCCAAAGGACTGTCGATTATAGAGGCGCTCGCCAACGGCGTACCGGTCGTCCAACCGCGACACGGCGCGTTTCCAGAGCTGATTGCGGCGACTGACGGTGGTATCCTCGTTGAACCCGAATCCCCTGAATCAGTAGCGGCAGGCATCCTCGAGCTCCTCAACGATACCGATCGGCGTGAACACCACGGAGAAACCGGGAAAATTAATGTACATCAGAAATTCAGCGACACAATCACTGCAGAACAACTGTTGAAAGTCTTTGAAAAGTACACCTAA
- a CDS encoding RNA polymerase sigma factor, whose product MPIGEACMPMLHNQELTDANDAELVVAALAGNTQAFDVLVTRYRRAMLTIAQQIVRNPTDAEDVVQDAFLRAFEALPQLSDLNRFGAWLHSITRNRALRYYRSAGRYQPQEDMEPYLNRSADTSAADPAHIVERELTQQAIRDAIQELPDDFRVVIELYYWAEMPQKRMAEFLSLPLTTVKWRLLKAKELLKTTLERRGYREDM is encoded by the coding sequence ATGCCTATAGGCGAAGCGTGCATGCCAATGTTACACAATCAAGAATTAACGGATGCGAATGATGCCGAGTTAGTCGTCGCGGCACTCGCGGGTAATACACAGGCGTTTGATGTTTTAGTCACCCGCTACCGACGAGCGATGCTGACAATCGCGCAACAGATCGTCCGAAACCCTACCGATGCAGAAGATGTCGTGCAAGACGCGTTTTTGAGGGCTTTTGAAGCGCTCCCACAACTCTCGGATCTAAATCGTTTTGGCGCGTGGCTTCATTCAATCACACGCAACCGTGCCTTGCGCTACTATCGGAGTGCCGGTCGCTACCAACCGCAGGAAGATATGGAACCCTATTTAAATAGGAGTGCAGACACATCAGCCGCAGATCCCGCCCACATTGTGGAACGTGAATTGACACAGCAAGCAATCAGAGACGCAATTCAAGAACTACCCGATGACTTCCGAGTCGTAATTGAACTCTATTATTGGGCAGAAATGCCCCAAAAACGGATGGCGGAATTCCTATCTCTCCCACTAACAACCGTGAAGTGGCGACTCCTTAAGGCAAAGGAACTGCTCAAAACGACTCTGGAGAGACGCGGCTACCGTGAGGATATGTGA
- a CDS encoding DUF4097 domain-containing protein, which yields MEQQRQQELRGLFHMLEHTAKIAEDAALTGAFSGGESQCISQFNNVLRRLHDIKAIPTALFEALPADASFSQIGIACHQLAAYLNEEVDPTADFKGWFSSFFGKRFMENLTEELADKPFGDLIRKAVPEFLTETTLEDIVEVFPVTPRGKLTIDADFGVIDVRSAADNNVSVRVRRAAELKEDRRAGEVLKNFDIQMTHEAADVNIQAKFRGPIKQWKRAKKRLDVQFEIVVPRNYTLDLKTADEDISVVDIVGDVSVHTAGAGLRLQNITGHINGKTSGGNIDLKTFAGDATLRTSGGNIILAEGTGDVNAKTSGGNIQMSEIIGAVNGKTSGGNVTLRRCKGGADLKTAGGSIEVENDGPVLAKTSGGSIRCQLQEAVSSQNVLLDMETMGGSIDVSLVPDIAATVEARVLGGSVTTEFPVAAETTGTVKPDQLQGTINGGGSLLKLFSVGGNVTLRKTEGQ from the coding sequence ATGGAACAACAAAGACAACAGGAACTTAGAGGACTTTTCCACATGTTGGAGCACACCGCAAAAATCGCAGAGGACGCCGCACTCACAGGCGCCTTCAGCGGCGGCGAATCGCAGTGCATCTCCCAATTCAATAACGTTCTCAGACGTCTCCACGACATCAAGGCAATACCTACCGCACTTTTCGAGGCACTCCCAGCAGACGCCTCTTTTAGCCAGATCGGAATCGCCTGTCACCAACTTGCCGCCTATCTCAACGAAGAAGTGGATCCGACTGCGGATTTCAAAGGATGGTTCTCCAGTTTCTTCGGAAAACGGTTCATGGAAAATCTAACAGAGGAGTTGGCAGACAAACCCTTCGGTGACCTCATCCGCAAAGCCGTTCCAGAGTTCTTAACCGAAACGACGTTAGAAGACATCGTCGAAGTCTTTCCCGTTACTCCCCGTGGAAAACTAACGATTGACGCCGATTTCGGGGTAATTGACGTGCGGAGCGCAGCGGATAATAATGTTTCTGTCCGCGTCCGCCGTGCCGCTGAGTTGAAGGAAGATCGGCGTGCAGGAGAAGTCCTCAAGAATTTTGATATACAGATGACACACGAAGCCGCAGATGTCAACATTCAGGCAAAATTCAGAGGTCCTATAAAACAGTGGAAACGGGCGAAAAAACGCCTGGATGTCCAATTTGAAATCGTCGTTCCGCGAAACTATACGCTCGATTTGAAGACCGCCGATGAGGATATTTCCGTTGTGGATATAGTCGGAGATGTGAGCGTTCACACTGCAGGTGCAGGACTCCGTTTACAAAATATCACCGGACATATCAATGGAAAAACTTCCGGTGGAAACATAGATCTCAAGACATTTGCGGGCGACGCCACACTTCGCACGAGTGGCGGGAACATTATACTCGCGGAAGGCACTGGCGATGTCAACGCCAAAACATCGGGTGGGAACATCCAGATGAGTGAGATCATAGGTGCCGTCAACGGGAAAACCTCCGGCGGTAATGTTACGCTACGCCGATGTAAAGGCGGCGCAGACCTAAAAACCGCTGGTGGAAGTATAGAGGTAGAGAACGACGGACCCGTCCTCGCGAAAACGAGTGGCGGTTCTATTCGCTGCCAGCTCCAAGAAGCAGTTTCCAGTCAAAACGTGCTACTGGATATGGAGACAATGGGAGGCAGTATCGATGTTTCGCTCGTCCCGGATATCGCCGCGACCGTTGAAGCGAGGGTGCTTGGCGGTTCAGTAACGACAGAATTTCCGGTAGCCGCAGAGACGACAGGGACTGTCAAACCCGATCAATTGCAGGGAACCATTAATGGCGGTGGTTCACTCCTAAAACTCTTTTCCGTCGGCGGGAACGTCACACTCAGGAAGACAGAGGGACAATAA
- a CDS encoding sugar ABC transporter substrate-binding protein gives MIFKRRTKNMKSVRISFVFLLILALAFVSTSKADNHQSQSLTIVWAEWDPANYLQELSKDFTAETGIAVDVIQIPWPNFQDKVFTAFVGKSDLYDIVIGDSQWLGRNSQGKNYINLTDWINENIDVDSIYGPAMTAFAEYPKGSGTYWALPAEVDAAGYVYRKDLFEDPNEMKAFEEKYGYALAPPKSYDQLRDIAEFFTRPDDDLYGIATWYSKEYDGITMGFQQVMWSFGGTYGDAATHKVAGHLNTEDAVKALEFYTDLLQFSPPDAPNYYWAETLNAYNSGKVAMAMNYFAFFPGVVDPKSNAISHDKSGFFVAPAGPKGHYISIGGQGMSISSYSKNKDLAKQYMKWFMQKPVQEKWAALGGFTPHKEVLQSDTFKTATPFNEAFAASFPYLRDFWAVPEYAELLEVCQTNWSEAISKIKSAKEALDTIARKHEEIFEDAGYYDE, from the coding sequence ATGATCTTTAAACGGAGGACCAAAAACATGAAAAGTGTTCGCATAAGTTTTGTTTTCCTGCTAATACTCGCACTCGCGTTCGTCAGCACTTCGAAAGCCGATAACCACCAATCCCAATCCTTAACCATTGTCTGGGCAGAATGGGATCCGGCTAACTACTTGCAGGAACTCTCAAAAGACTTTACCGCCGAAACCGGCATTGCCGTCGATGTGATCCAGATTCCCTGGCCCAATTTCCAAGATAAGGTCTTCACGGCTTTTGTCGGAAAAAGCGATCTTTACGACATCGTCATTGGCGATAGCCAGTGGCTCGGTCGCAACTCTCAAGGCAAAAACTACATCAATCTAACGGATTGGATTAATGAGAACATAGACGTCGATTCCATCTACGGACCCGCGATGACAGCATTTGCTGAATATCCAAAAGGCAGCGGAACCTACTGGGCATTGCCTGCAGAGGTGGACGCCGCTGGATACGTCTACCGGAAAGACCTCTTCGAAGATCCGAACGAAATGAAGGCATTTGAAGAAAAGTACGGCTATGCACTCGCCCCGCCGAAAAGCTACGATCAACTCCGCGATATCGCCGAATTCTTCACACGTCCGGATGACGACCTCTACGGTATCGCAACATGGTATAGCAAAGAATACGACGGTATTACGATGGGCTTCCAACAGGTGATGTGGAGTTTCGGTGGCACTTACGGCGACGCAGCAACCCATAAGGTTGCCGGGCATCTTAACACAGAGGACGCCGTTAAAGCCCTTGAATTCTATACGGATCTGCTCCAATTCTCACCCCCCGATGCCCCAAACTACTATTGGGCAGAGACGCTGAATGCCTATAACTCCGGTAAGGTCGCAATGGCGATGAATTACTTCGCCTTCTTCCCCGGCGTTGTAGACCCCAAATCGAATGCGATTTCTCACGACAAGAGCGGTTTCTTTGTAGCACCCGCGGGGCCGAAAGGACACTATATCAGTATCGGTGGACAGGGGATGTCCATTTCTTCCTATTCCAAAAACAAGGATCTCGCTAAGCAATACATGAAATGGTTCATGCAGAAACCTGTCCAAGAGAAATGGGCGGCACTCGGTGGGTTCACACCCCACAAAGAGGTGTTGCAGTCGGATACGTTTAAGACAGCGACTCCCTTTAACGAAGCGTTCGCCGCGAGTTTCCCCTACCTCCGCGATTTCTGGGCGGTGCCAGAATATGCCGAACTCTTAGAAGTCTGCCAGACGAATTGGAGTGAAGCCATCTCCAAAATCAAGTCTGCCAAAGAAGCACTGGACACCATCGCACGGAAACACGAGGAAATTTTTGAGGACGCGGGCTACTACGACGAGTAA
- a CDS encoding sugar ABC transporter permease translates to MQTNPSYRTARGMSDYQLKMAFIMPTMILLILMNIFPLLWSLYLSFHRYKASMPAAPRFIGVRNYSRLLADPEIWGYFQTTAYFVILAVAAQFFIGFGLALLLNRDFRYKGFVTTLLLLPMMLSPVVVGLFWRFILSSDNAGLLNFFLSPFLKSPIGWTTNPKVAMLAVVIVDTWMWSPFMMLIALAGLSAVPKFLYEAADVDRASAWFKFRWITLPLVSPLLLIALLFRTMDAFKMFDIVYVLTREGGPGTATETVSMNLYKLAFRNYNTGKACAMAYILLIIIVALSNIYVKYLNRVKGEETQET, encoded by the coding sequence ATGCAAACCAACCCCTCTTATCGAACGGCGCGCGGGATGAGTGACTACCAGTTGAAGATGGCATTTATCATGCCCACCATGATTTTGCTCATCTTGATGAACATTTTTCCGCTGCTGTGGTCGCTGTACCTGAGTTTCCATCGCTACAAAGCCTCCATGCCCGCCGCACCGAGATTCATCGGTGTTCGCAACTATTCACGCCTCCTCGCCGATCCAGAGATCTGGGGTTATTTTCAAACCACCGCCTATTTCGTAATCCTTGCCGTAGCCGCACAATTCTTTATCGGATTCGGGTTGGCACTGCTCCTGAATCGAGACTTCCGATACAAAGGCTTCGTCACAACCTTGCTGCTACTACCGATGATGCTATCGCCTGTCGTCGTTGGGCTCTTCTGGCGTTTTATCCTCTCTTCAGACAACGCCGGTTTACTCAACTTTTTTCTCAGCCCCTTTTTAAAGTCGCCTATCGGCTGGACCACCAATCCGAAGGTCGCGATGTTAGCCGTTGTCATTGTGGATACATGGATGTGGTCCCCTTTCATGATGCTGATTGCATTGGCAGGACTCAGCGCCGTCCCGAAATTTCTTTACGAAGCCGCCGATGTCGATCGAGCCTCCGCTTGGTTCAAGTTTCGATGGATTACCCTCCCGTTGGTATCGCCGCTGCTACTAATTGCCCTGCTGTTCCGAACCATGGATGCCTTCAAGATGTTTGACATCGTCTATGTGCTCACTCGCGAGGGAGGACCCGGGACTGCCACAGAAACGGTATCCATGAACCTCTATAAACTCGCCTTCCGAAATTACAATACCGGTAAAGCGTGCGCCATGGCGTATATCCTGCTCATTATTATCGTTGCCCTGAGCAATATCTACGTAAAGTACCTGAATCGCGTCAAGGGAGAAGAAACGCAGGAGACATAA
- a CDS encoding carbohydrate ABC transporter permease: MPSEGVADVIYLFLGEVVVGLLLFGFFSLFNVRLPRAVSLRNLGLIWNSVFILTCLYSFLTLQPLQSRLQTDARFNFLLLIACTIIAYLLIVPWKKTGGLTSQTIRKQRLTLVLPSVFGTIAICVALANGGSKYFYQLLNSIIIGGGSTILAVGLGTLAAYAFSRFEIAGKDDLLFFILSTRMLPPVVVVIPIYLMYSALGLRDTHFGLILLYTTFNVSFAVWLMKGFIDEIPKEYEDAALVDGYSRFQTFLKVILPQSVTGIAATAVFCLITAWNEFAFALVLTEVGGRAVTAPPSITSATGSTGMDWGKIAAGTFVFLLPVAVFTFLMRSHLLRGVTFGAVKK; encoded by the coding sequence ATGCCTTCGGAAGGGGTGGCGGACGTAATATATCTGTTTCTCGGAGAGGTGGTTGTCGGATTATTGCTGTTCGGTTTCTTTTCGCTTTTCAATGTGAGGTTACCCCGTGCCGTGTCGCTCCGAAATCTCGGACTCATCTGGAACAGCGTCTTCATTTTAACGTGTCTCTATAGTTTTCTGACGCTGCAACCCCTACAGAGCCGTCTCCAAACCGATGCCCGTTTCAACTTCCTGCTACTCATCGCCTGTACAATCATCGCCTACCTCCTGATTGTCCCGTGGAAGAAGACTGGAGGATTGACATCGCAAACCATAAGGAAACAGCGACTCACCCTCGTATTACCCAGCGTTTTCGGAACGATAGCGATCTGCGTTGCACTGGCAAACGGCGGTTCCAAGTATTTTTACCAATTGCTGAATAGCATCATCATCGGTGGCGGCAGCACGATCCTTGCTGTAGGACTCGGAACACTTGCCGCTTACGCCTTCTCCCGATTCGAGATCGCAGGGAAGGACGATCTGCTCTTTTTTATCCTCAGTACACGCATGCTCCCACCTGTCGTGGTTGTCATCCCAATCTATCTGATGTACAGCGCACTCGGATTACGGGACACACACTTCGGACTGATTTTGCTCTATACCACCTTTAATGTCTCCTTTGCGGTGTGGCTCATGAAGGGGTTCATTGACGAGATTCCGAAGGAATACGAGGACGCCGCACTCGTTGACGGCTACTCACGGTTCCAAACTTTCCTGAAAGTCATTCTACCGCAATCTGTCACAGGTATTGCGGCGACGGCTGTCTTCTGTCTCATCACAGCGTGGAACGAGTTCGCGTTTGCCTTGGTTCTGACAGAGGTCGGTGGTAGAGCTGTGACCGCCCCCCCTTCAATTACGAGTGCGACGGGTTCCACGGGTATGGATTGGGGAAAAATCGCCGCCGGGACCTTTGTTTTTCTCCTACCCGTTGCCGTTTTTACCTTCCTGATGCGGAGTCATCTCCTGCGCGGTGTCACCTTCGGCGCAGTGAAGAAATAG